A portion of the Sabethes cyaneus chromosome 3, idSabCyanKW18_F2, whole genome shotgun sequence genome contains these proteins:
- the LOC128743345 gene encoding uncharacterized protein DDB_G0271670-like, translating into SSSSSSSSSSSSSSSSSSSSSSSSSSSSSSSSSSSSSSSSSSSSSSSSSSSSSSSSSSSSSSSSSSSSSSSSSSSSSSSSSSSSSSSSSSSSSSSSSSSSSSSSSSSSSSSSSSSSSSSSSSSSSSSSSSSSSSSSSSSSSSSSSSSSSSSSSSSSSSSSSSSSSSSSSSSSSSSSSSSSSSSSSSSSSSSSSSSSSSSSSSSSSSSSSSSSSSSSSSSSSSSSSSSSSSSSSSSSSSSSSSSSSSSSSSSSSSSSSSSSSSSSSSSSSSSSSSSSSSSSSSSSSSSSSSSSSSSSSSSSSSSSSSSSSSSSSSSSSSSSSSSSSSSSSSSSSSSSSS; encoded by the coding sequence agtagtagtagtagtagtagtagtagtagtagtagtagtagtagtagtagtagtagtagtagtagtagtagtagtagtagtagtagtagtagtagtagtagtagtagtagtagtagtagtagtagtagtagtagtagtagtagtagtagtagtagtagtagtagtagtagtagtagtagtagtagtagtagtagtagtagtagtagtagtagtagtagtagtagtagtagtagtagtagtagtagtagtagtagtagtagtagtagtagtagtagtagtagtagtagtagtagtagtagtagtagtagtagtagtagtagtagtagtagtagtagtagtagtagtagtagtagtagtagtagtagtagtagtagtagtagtagtagtagtagtagtagtagtagtagtagtagtagtagtagtagtagtagtagtagtagtagtagtagtagtagtagtagtagtagtagtagtagtagtagtagtagtagtagtagtagtagtagtagtagtagtagtagtagtagtagtagtagtagtagtagtagtagtagtagtagtagtagtagtagtagtagtagtagtagtagtagtagtagtagtagtagtagtagtagtagtagtagtagtagtagtagtagtagtagtagtagtagtagtagtagtagtagtagtagtagtagtagtagtagtagtagtagtagtagtagtagtagtagtagtagtagtagtagtagtagtagtagtagtagtagtagtagtagtagtagtagtagtagtagtagtagtagtagtagtagtagtagtagtagtagtagtagtagtagtagtagtagtagtagtagtagtagtagtagtagtagtagtagtagtagtagtagtagtagtagtagtagtagtagtagtagtagtagtagtagtagtagtagtagtagtagtagtagtagtagtagtagtagtagtagtagtagtagtagtagtagtagtagtagtagtagtagtagtagtagtagt